The Desulfobacterales bacterium genome has a window encoding:
- a CDS encoding ATP-binding protein, producing MVEIFGNYLENFESMEYLVISLRSNKFKIGERWKSCDISADFLAEYWGTFYPVHTNSSRNDVNDVKDAVNFIANELFENALKFDAKDSKLPIKLALCIFENELKFYITNAISEYGIKSFQELIKQLLTQDTQSLYFKRLEENAENGDNKESGLGLLTIINDYQCQMAWKFETNFENSGTNLVTTMVTLSIVRTE from the coding sequence ATGGTTGAAATATTTGGAAATTATTTAGAAAATTTTGAATCAATGGAATACCTTGTGATCAGCTTAAGGTCTAATAAGTTTAAAATCGGAGAACGTTGGAAAAGCTGTGACATATCGGCAGATTTTTTAGCAGAATATTGGGGAACATTTTATCCTGTTCACACAAACTCATCAAGAAATGATGTGAATGATGTTAAAGATGCGGTCAATTTTATTGCAAATGAACTCTTCGAAAATGCTTTAAAATTTGACGCCAAAGATAGTAAGCTACCTATAAAATTAGCCTTATGTATATTTGAGAATGAACTAAAATTCTATATAACCAATGCAATTTCAGAATATGGGATTAAATCTTTTCAAGAGCTTATTAAGCAATTACTAACTCAGGATACACAAAGTTTATATTTTAAACGACTGGAAGAAAACGCTGAAAATGGAGACAACAAGGAGTCAGGGCTTGGTCTTTTAACTATCATTAATGACTATCAATGCCAAATGGCTTGGAAATTTGAAACAAATTTTGAAAATAGTGGGACCAATTTAGTTACGACAATGGTAACGCTTTCAATCGTAAGAACGGAATAA
- a CDS encoding ROK family protein, protein MNNKFKIGIDIGGTKIEALLLDENDKIFIRKRISTPKIEGYDAILKSVCEFIVETQNLIPSGKEYTIGIGIPGMIESESQLVHNANTTCLIGKPFKQDIESVISRKIGMENDANCFTLAETIAGAAKGYNLVFGVIMGTGCGGGICINGKVWSGIHGIAGEWGHFSIDPNGNKCYCGQNGCIETKISGSGVEESFFIKYKKKLKMEEILKGSRNNDKECTLIFDQFLDDFGRALGGLISILDPEVVVIGGGLSNIDELYTSGIKKVKKYAFHRDIKTPILKNTLGDSAGVFGAAWIGI, encoded by the coding sequence ATGAACAATAAATTTAAAATAGGAATCGATATTGGCGGGACTAAAATTGAAGCTTTGCTTCTTGATGAGAATGATAAAATATTTATCAGAAAAAGAATATCAACTCCAAAAATTGAAGGTTATGATGCTATATTAAAATCTGTTTGTGAATTTATAGTTGAAACACAAAATTTAATACCCAGCGGAAAAGAATACACAATTGGTATAGGCATACCAGGAATGATTGAAAGTGAAAGCCAATTAGTTCATAACGCCAATACAACGTGCTTGATAGGAAAGCCTTTCAAACAAGATATTGAATCTGTAATATCAAGAAAAATAGGTATGGAAAATGATGCGAATTGTTTTACTCTTGCCGAAACAATAGCCGGTGCTGCAAAAGGATATAATTTAGTTTTTGGAGTTATCATGGGGACTGGATGTGGCGGAGGCATTTGTATTAATGGTAAAGTATGGAGCGGAATACATGGAATTGCCGGAGAATGGGGGCATTTCTCGATTGATCCTAATGGTAATAAATGCTATTGCGGCCAAAATGGCTGTATTGAAACAAAAATAAGCGGTTCAGGTGTTGAAGAATCTTTTTTTATAAAATATAAAAAAAAATTAAAAATGGAAGAAATACTAAAAGGCTCAAGAAATAATGATAAAGAATGCACTCTAATATTCGATCAATTTCTTGACGATTTTGGAAGAGCGTTAGGCGGTCTTATATCTATTCTTGATCCTGAAGTTGTAGTTATTGGAGGAGGTTTATCTAATATTGATGAGCTTTATACAAGTGGTATTAAAAAAGTAAAAAAATACGCTTTTCATAGAGATATAAAAACTCCTATTTTAAAAAATACATTGGGCGATTCAGCGGGAGTATTTGGAGCTGCTTGGATTGGAATATAG
- a CDS encoding response regulator: MSYLENSSKEKLLLDINDLQKENAALKQEVKDLKMIIETTSAHSDDMAEDLLNQVESTLRESEKRFRLITETIPVPITVARACDNIIIYANAYTGALLDVPANSIIGHNALSIFNSDDRKALIDILNVQGYVNNYELQGKRFNGTPFWVALFVQSIPFNDEPCFLSALYNISERKRFENALKTAYSELEKRVIERTAELRLTNEELKKAKEVADIATKAKSEFLANMSHEIRTPLSGVITASELALSTELAPKAEQYLKIIHSSGNALLGVINDILDFSKIEAGKLTFEKISFRLDKLLNELVDIFISKTSEKGIEFLLDMQPDIPLTFIGDPFRLKQVITNFIGNAIKFTENGGSITLGVNCLNISEKNAHLLFFVKDSGVGMKPDQTKNLFQPFTQADASITRKYGGTGLGLTISKQIVALMGGKISVESEYMKGTIFYINLLLDRESDAHDIKFVVSDDVKKLRILIIDNCVDRQLIISKLLNFYGCHVESWSSGIEAIDLLRHYKKQSFDLIIIDWKISDINIIEFATIVRKELNLNLPIIFLTEFGKEFSNLEFQKMNINVFLTKPVNVFTLFNAITEAIGKKKIITSKKDKLIDKIQLKNKLKNSRILLAEDNLTNQEILVAVLKQVGIIVEIANNGLEAVEMVKKNFFDAVLMDIQMPEMDGYDATEMIREWESNSNNSFKKRLPIIAMTANVLKGADEKCLDAGMDGYLSKPINQAQLFSTLSKFIKDKGMSSSIDEAKEINKESYPVKPAIDTHDNESILPIELQGIDIHEALKALSLDETTFKNILIGFLRTNQNTSYKVRDAFIKKDWELLCNILHSIKGSSSNICAFSLQKEALELEQAFKKGKVKDSTDVRLLNNFEIALKEVLDSITAISKKAVKNKPIIQQDNENISVNIEQLTFVMNNLLNAIKRADPNGVRTWIETLKIELSDSFLKELCDFLSNYDYADAEKELTKIAEKFAVKLR; encoded by the coding sequence ATGTCATATTTAGAAAATTCTTCTAAAGAAAAATTACTTTTAGATATAAACGATCTACAAAAGGAGAACGCGGCTCTTAAACAAGAAGTTAAAGATCTTAAAATGATTATTGAAACTACAAGCGCTCATTCGGATGATATGGCAGAAGATCTCCTTAATCAAGTCGAGTCAACTTTACGCGAAAGTGAAAAAAGGTTTCGATTAATCACCGAAACAATACCAGTTCCGATAACCGTCGCTCGTGCTTGTGATAATATAATTATCTATGCAAATGCCTATACAGGTGCTCTCCTTGATGTACCCGCCAATTCCATTATCGGTCATAATGCTCTTTCTATTTTTAATTCGGATGATAGGAAAGCGCTTATAGATATTTTAAATGTTCAAGGATATGTGAATAATTACGAATTACAAGGTAAACGTTTTAATGGTACTCCGTTTTGGGTAGCTCTATTTGTTCAATCTATTCCTTTTAATGATGAGCCTTGTTTCTTGAGCGCATTATATAATATATCAGAACGGAAACGCTTCGAAAATGCGCTGAAAACAGCTTACTCGGAGCTTGAAAAACGCGTTATAGAAAGAACGGCTGAACTCAGGTTAACAAACGAAGAGCTTAAAAAAGCAAAAGAAGTTGCTGATATAGCAACTAAAGCCAAAAGTGAATTTTTAGCCAATATGAGCCATGAAATTCGTACCCCTTTAAGCGGCGTCATTACAGCCTCGGAATTAGCCCTTAGCACTGAATTGGCTCCCAAAGCTGAACAATATTTAAAAATTATACATTCTTCAGGTAATGCTCTGCTTGGCGTCATAAATGACATTCTTGATTTTTCAAAGATTGAAGCTGGGAAATTAACCTTTGAAAAAATATCTTTTCGGCTGGATAAACTTTTAAACGAACTTGTAGATATTTTTATCAGCAAAACTTCTGAAAAAGGAATTGAATTCCTATTGGACATGCAACCCGATATACCACTAACGTTTATCGGCGATCCTTTTAGACTTAAACAGGTTATTACAAATTTTATTGGAAATGCTATTAAATTTACCGAAAATGGCGGTTCAATCACCTTAGGTGTTAATTGTCTCAATATAAGCGAAAAAAATGCGCATCTCCTTTTTTTCGTAAAAGATTCCGGAGTTGGAATGAAACCGGATCAAACAAAAAATCTTTTTCAGCCCTTTACCCAGGCAGATGCTTCTATAACCCGAAAATATGGAGGAACAGGATTGGGATTGACTATTTCCAAACAGATTGTAGCGCTTATGGGTGGAAAAATATCGGTTGAAAGTGAATATATGAAAGGGACAATATTTTATATCAATCTTTTATTGGATAGAGAATCAGATGCTCATGATATAAAATTTGTTGTCTCAGATGATGTCAAAAAATTACGTATTTTAATAATAGATAACTGCGTTGATAGGCAATTGATTATTTCTAAACTATTAAATTTTTATGGATGTCATGTGGAATCATGGTCATCAGGGATTGAAGCGATTGATCTGCTTAGGCATTATAAAAAACAATCTTTTGATCTCATTATTATTGACTGGAAGATTTCGGATATAAATATTATTGAGTTTGCAACAATCGTCCGTAAAGAGTTAAATCTTAATTTGCCGATTATTTTCTTAACGGAATTTGGAAAGGAATTTTCGAATTTAGAATTTCAAAAGATGAATATAAATGTTTTTTTAACTAAACCAGTTAATGTTTTTACACTTTTCAATGCCATAACGGAAGCTATTGGAAAGAAAAAAATTATTACCAGCAAAAAAGATAAATTAATCGATAAAATACAATTAAAGAATAAACTAAAAAATTCCCGTATTCTTCTCGCCGAAGATAATCTAACCAACCAAGAAATCTTAGTTGCAGTTCTTAAGCAAGTCGGAATAATTGTAGAGATTGCAAACAACGGTTTAGAGGCTGTAGAAATGGTGAAGAAAAATTTTTTTGATGCAGTACTCATGGATATACAAATGCCTGAAATGGATGGGTACGATGCAACCGAAATGATTCGAGAGTGGGAATCAAATTCCAACAATTCTTTCAAAAAAAGGCTTCCCATCATTGCAATGACAGCTAATGTCCTTAAAGGCGCAGATGAAAAATGTTTAGATGCTGGTATGGACGGCTATCTTTCAAAGCCAATCAATCAAGCTCAACTGTTTTCGACTTTATCAAAATTTATCAAAGATAAAGGAATGAGTTCATCTATAGACGAAGCAAAAGAAATTAATAAAGAATCATATCCTGTAAAACCAGCAATAGATACTCATGATAACGAATCAATCTTACCGATAGAACTTCAAGGAATAGATATTCATGAAGCTCTTAAAGCATTGAGTCTTGACGAGACTACATTTAAAAATATTTTAATAGGGTTTTTACGTACGAATCAGAATACGAGTTATAAAGTGAGAGATGCTTTTATAAAAAAAGATTGGGAGTTACTCTGCAATATTTTACATAGCATAAAAGGAAGCAGTTCCAATATCTGCGCTTTTTCTTTGCAAAAGGAGGCTTTAGAACTTGAACAAGCATTTAAAAAGGGAAAAGTAAAGGACTCCACTGATGTAAGGCTTCTTAATAATTTCGAAATAGCTCTTAAAGAGGTTTTAGATTCAATTACAGCGATATCAAAGAAGGCAGTAAAAAATAAACCTATCATTCAACAGGATAATGAAAACATTTCGGTTAATATTGAACAACTCACATTTGTTATGAATAACCTCTTAAATGCCATTAAGAGGGCTGACCCCAATGGTGTTCGTACTTGGATTGAAACGCTTAAAATCGAACTCAGTGATTCATTTCTTAAGGAGCTTTGCGATTTTTTAAGCAACTATGATTACGCAGATGCCGAAAAGGAGCTTACAAAAATAGCTGAAAAATTTGCTGTCAAACTAAGGTGA
- a CDS encoding nitroreductase family protein codes for MENKMKFNQSVIDIIKKRFSCRTYTDEAIEENKKNILNEFFLSDKSCPFNTPSRFELIAATEEDRKSLKGLGTYGFIRGATGFIGGSVKKANNDLEDYGYLMEKIILLATDIGLGTCWLGGTFNKSNFANKISLLEDEIMPAVVAIGYKQEKRGTIESFIRWKAGSDSRQPWEIMFFNENFSTPITKAQAGVYADVIEMVRLAPSASNKQPWRIVKDKSKNDFHFFLSRTKGYDKNIKMFKLADLQRVDMGIAMCHFELTANELGLKGKWELKKPNIESLPEDTQYIATWEEMN; via the coding sequence ATGGAGAATAAAATGAAATTTAATCAATCAGTCATCGACATTATAAAAAAACGTTTTTCCTGCAGAACTTATACAGATGAGGCTATTGAAGAAAATAAAAAAAATATTCTGAACGAATTTTTTTTATCTGATAAATCATGTCCGTTTAATACACCCTCAAGATTTGAGCTTATTGCTGCTACTGAAGAAGATAGAAAATCTCTAAAAGGTCTTGGTACTTACGGATTTATAAGAGGTGCAACTGGTTTTATAGGCGGATCCGTAAAAAAAGCTAATAATGACTTAGAAGATTACGGTTACTTGATGGAAAAAATAATTCTGCTTGCTACTGATATTGGTCTTGGAACGTGTTGGCTTGGAGGAACTTTTAATAAAAGCAATTTTGCTAACAAAATTTCACTATTAGAAGACGAAATAATGCCGGCTGTTGTAGCTATCGGATATAAGCAGGAAAAAAGAGGCACTATTGAGTCATTTATTAGGTGGAAGGCTGGCTCTGATTCCCGTCAGCCTTGGGAAATAATGTTTTTCAATGAAAATTTTTCAACTCCGATAACAAAGGCTCAAGCTGGGGTCTATGCTGATGTAATAGAAATGGTAAGACTTGCTCCTTCAGCTTCTAATAAACAGCCTTGGCGTATTGTAAAAGACAAATCAAAGAATGATTTTCACTTTTTTTTATCCCGTACTAAAGGCTACGATAAAAATATAAAGATGTTTAAGTTAGCAGACCTTCAAAGGGTTGATATGGGTATTGCGATGTGTCATTTTGAGCTTACAGCCAATGAATTAGGACTTAAAGGTAAATGGGAACTAAAAAAGCCAAATATTGAATCATTACCAGAAGACACTCAATATATTGCGACTTGGGAAGAAATGAATTAA
- a CDS encoding sigma-54-dependent Fis family transcriptional regulator encodes MAKAITILIVDDDIQLRNSFERILTSEGYSIISAASGEAGIVQIKNNLPDLVVMDIRMPGMNGLQALKEIQRIEPKLPVIIMTAFGTTETAIEATKLGAFDYILKPFDIPNILEIIKKALQAGKFMRSPVKINIEPEISSAESLVGKSVQMQEVYKVIGRAAPTDATVLIRGESGTGKELVARALYHHSLRSDKPFLIINCVAIPETLLESELFGYEKGAFTGAVSRKIGKIEQAHQGAVFLDEIGDMPLSIQAKILRLLQERSIERLGGRKPIPVDVRIIAATNRNLEEAVVSGRFREDLYYRLKVVALWLPALKDRKDDIPLLTDYFLFRFSSEMNIVNPGLTDEAKKILLEYQWPGNVRELSNTIQKLLIFNKGCPFTKKDIMQAIGEDQEKKPKDQNPCLNNFDVLLKPWISKKLTENIGENFFDSMMDNFASILIRETLNYTNGNRTKASKILGVSRPTLIAKIEKYGLIIETSVS; translated from the coding sequence TTGGCAAAAGCAATAACAATTTTAATTGTAGATGATGACATTCAGCTTAGAAATAGTTTTGAAAGAATACTTACATCTGAAGGATATTCCATTATATCCGCAGCATCAGGTGAAGCCGGAATTGTACAGATTAAAAATAACTTACCGGATTTAGTTGTAATGGACATACGAATGCCTGGTATGAATGGGCTTCAAGCTTTAAAGGAAATTCAGAGAATTGAGCCTAAATTGCCTGTAATAATAATGACGGCATTTGGTACAACTGAAACGGCTATTGAAGCAACTAAGTTAGGAGCATTCGATTATATTTTAAAGCCTTTTGATATTCCTAATATTCTTGAGATCATTAAAAAAGCTCTTCAGGCTGGAAAATTTATGCGTTCTCCAGTTAAAATAAATATTGAGCCTGAAATTAGTTCTGCTGAGTCTTTAGTAGGCAAAAGTGTTCAAATGCAGGAGGTTTATAAAGTAATAGGCAGGGCGGCTCCTACTGATGCAACCGTATTGATACGTGGCGAGTCTGGCACAGGGAAAGAGCTTGTTGCAAGGGCTTTGTATCATCATAGTTTAAGGTCTGATAAGCCTTTTTTAATAATTAATTGCGTTGCAATACCTGAAACATTGTTAGAAAGTGAGTTATTTGGATATGAAAAAGGAGCTTTTACAGGTGCTGTAAGCAGAAAAATTGGCAAGATCGAGCAAGCTCATCAAGGCGCAGTGTTTCTCGATGAAATTGGAGATATGCCTTTAAGCATTCAAGCTAAAATTTTAAGATTACTTCAGGAAAGAAGTATAGAAAGGCTTGGAGGGAGAAAACCGATTCCAGTTGATGTTAGAATTATAGCGGCAACAAACAGAAATTTAGAAGAAGCTGTAGTGTCAGGACGTTTTCGTGAAGATTTGTATTATAGGCTTAAAGTAGTTGCTTTATGGCTTCCGGCTTTAAAAGACAGAAAAGATGATATACCATTATTGACTGATTATTTTTTATTTCGTTTTTCATCAGAAATGAATATAGTAAATCCGGGCTTAACCGACGAAGCTAAAAAAATTTTGCTTGAATATCAATGGCCTGGAAATGTTAGAGAACTATCAAATACTATTCAAAAACTGCTTATTTTTAATAAAGGTTGCCCTTTTACAAAAAAAGATATTATGCAGGCAATTGGTGAAGATCAAGAGAAAAAGCCTAAAGATCAAAATCCTTGTCTAAATAATTTTGATGTTTTGCTTAAACCTTGGATATCAAAAAAACTTACTGAAAATATTGGTGAAAATTTTTTTGATAGCATGATGGATAATTTTGCAAGCATATTAATTAGGGAAACTCTAAATTATACAAATGGAAATAGAACTAAAGCGTCAAAAATTTTAGGAGTATCAAGACCTACTCTTATTGCAAAAATTGAAAAATATGGTTTAATAATAGAAACTTCAGTATCATAA
- a CDS encoding 4Fe-4S binding protein has translation MTLRQIRIFIAGIVFSLFFLTFLSGFYLAGIFIFFQFIPSLIAWEFNAVITGFISVLILTIIFGRLYCSILCPLGIFQDIISKITKQKNNTSKLNYSFIRYLILITCYLSLLLGNLLFINILDPYSLFGKIVTTLFLPLVSLLNDSLLLVLKFYNIYIYPIQSPNISLYTFIFVFTFFIFLIVIVSTKGRLYCNTICPVGAFLGIISKFSIFRFSIESDKCISCKLCEKKCKANCIDIDQNNIDMSLCVACFNCIDICPKSAVTYNLSISNKQNISINGERRNFVSKAFALSLSILSIPLRTNSKPLFNHEQPIIPPGSISINHFTSRCIACNLCVASCQTKVLKIGEFQYGVLNIMQPYLDFNKGFCSYECNACLNYCPTQAIMPFNLQEKRLIKIGSVKFSEKYCVVHAKKKDCGACAEVCPTHAVHMIKRDKLFYPNINESLCIGCGACQFVCPTKPKSILVDSLNVHSKAKQQTQEVLKKPQTVNEDFPF, from the coding sequence ATGACGCTTCGCCAAATTAGAATATTTATTGCTGGTATTGTATTTAGTCTTTTTTTTCTTACATTTTTAAGCGGCTTTTATTTAGCTGGTATTTTTATTTTTTTTCAATTTATTCCATCATTAATTGCATGGGAATTTAATGCTGTTATAACTGGTTTTATAAGTGTTTTAATATTAACTATAATTTTCGGCAGACTGTATTGCTCGATACTATGCCCATTAGGTATTTTCCAAGATATTATATCAAAAATTACTAAGCAAAAAAATAATACGAGTAAGCTTAATTATTCATTTATCCGCTATTTAATTTTAATTACATGTTATTTATCCCTTTTGCTTGGCAATCTTTTATTTATAAATATTTTAGACCCCTACAGTCTTTTTGGGAAAATCGTAACGACATTATTTTTGCCGTTAGTTTCATTATTAAATGATAGTTTACTTCTTGTTTTAAAATTTTATAACATTTACATATATCCAATTCAAAGTCCCAATATTTCTTTATATACTTTTATTTTTGTATTTACTTTTTTTATTTTTTTAATAGTGATTGTATCGACAAAAGGACGTTTATATTGCAATACGATTTGCCCTGTTGGAGCGTTTCTTGGAATTATATCAAAATTTTCCATATTTCGATTTTCAATCGAAAGCGATAAATGCATATCTTGTAAACTATGTGAAAAAAAATGTAAGGCAAATTGTATAGATATAGATCAGAATAATATTGATATGTCCCTTTGTGTAGCATGTTTTAATTGTATAGATATCTGTCCTAAATCGGCTGTAACCTACAATTTATCCATTAGTAATAAACAAAATATTTCTATTAATGGAGAGAGGCGCAATTTTGTGTCTAAGGCTTTTGCTCTAAGCTTATCCATATTAAGTATTCCTTTGAGGACAAATTCCAAGCCATTATTTAATCATGAGCAACCGATTATACCTCCAGGCTCTATAAGCATTAATCATTTTACATCAAGGTGTATAGCTTGCAATTTATGTGTAGCTTCATGTCAAACAAAGGTTTTAAAAATCGGAGAATTTCAATATGGAGTTTTAAATATAATGCAACCATATTTAGATTTTAACAAAGGCTTTTGTTCATACGAATGTAATGCATGCTTAAACTATTGTCCAACGCAGGCTATTATGCCATTTAACCTTCAGGAAAAACGTTTAATAAAAATCGGAAGTGTAAAATTTTCCGAGAAATACTGTGTAGTGCATGCCAAAAAAAAAGATTGCGGAGCATGCGCTGAAGTATGTCCAACCCATGCTGTACACATGATAAAGCGTGATAAATTATTTTATCCTAACATAAACGAAAGCTTATGTATAGGCTGTGGCGCCTGTCAGTTTGTATGTCCGACTAAGCCTAAATCAATTCTTGTTGATAGCTTAAATGTTCATAGTAAGGCTAAACAACAAACTCAGGAAGTATTAAAAAAGCCCCAAACTGTAAATGAAGATTTTCCATTCTGA
- a CDS encoding DUF362 domain-containing protein, with amino-acid sequence MNRRDFFKNTLTFSGALLSSSLLNVKPIFANEQTLSVPDIVAVRNGEPDVMFDQGISAMGGMSSFVKKGQTVVIKPNIGWNGEPESGANTNPILVKRIVEQCLNAGAKKVYVFDNPVASRSYKNSGIESAAKQAGATVAPGNTESYYQKVNINGANVLKSVKVHELILQSDVFINVPVLKHHGSSMLTIGMKNLMGAVWDRRFYHSNGLHECIAEFCLFKKPDLTIVDAYRVTLRNGPSRARPEDVILKKNLLISKDIVAIDAASAKIFGEDPQNIRHIKIAHERNIGTMMLDKLNIKKIAL; translated from the coding sequence ATTAACAGACGAGATTTTTTTAAAAACACTCTAACTTTTAGCGGAGCCTTACTTAGCTCCTCACTTTTAAATGTAAAACCTATCTTTGCTAATGAGCAAACTTTATCCGTTCCAGATATAGTAGCTGTTCGTAATGGAGAACCTGATGTAATGTTCGATCAAGGGATATCAGCAATGGGAGGAATGAGTTCTTTTGTAAAAAAAGGACAGACTGTCGTAATAAAACCAAATATCGGATGGAACGGAGAACCAGAATCAGGCGCAAACACAAACCCCATATTAGTCAAGAGAATTGTCGAGCAATGTTTAAATGCAGGCGCAAAAAAAGTTTATGTATTTGACAATCCTGTTGCAAGCAGAAGTTATAAGAATAGTGGTATTGAATCAGCTGCAAAGCAAGCTGGAGCAACAGTAGCTCCTGGTAACACAGAATCTTATTATCAAAAAGTCAATATTAATGGAGCCAATGTTTTAAAAAGTGTAAAAGTTCATGAGCTTATTTTACAATCTGACGTATTTATTAATGTTCCTGTTTTAAAACATCATGGTTCATCTATGCTAACAATAGGAATGAAAAATTTAATGGGAGCCGTATGGGACAGGCGTTTTTACCATTCCAATGGTTTACACGAATGTATTGCGGAATTCTGCCTTTTTAAAAAGCCAGACCTAACTATTGTTGATGCTTATCGTGTAACCTTAAGAAATGGTCCCTCACGCGCTCGACCTGAAGACGTTATTTTAAAAAAAAATTTATTAATTTCAAAAGACATAGTAGCAATTGACGCTGCTTCGGCAAAAATATTTGGAGAAGACCCTCAAAATATACGTCACATTAAAATTGCCCATGAAAGAAATATTGGAACAATGATGTTGGATAAACTTAACATAAAAAAAATAGCCCTTTAG
- a CDS encoding glycerol-3-phosphate dehydrogenase/oxidase produces the protein MDNLQWNAKKRQEYINQAQATEFDLIIIGGGITGAGVAREAALRNLSFCMIDKNDFAFGTSSRSSKLAHGGLRYLSNKEFKLVRESTTERNWLRTHLPNLVRPLGFMFCSYEKGKDKPKHIRFALMMYDLLSDIGSNFKNYRKAKFFSPEFVEEFEPAVTRNDSEIGKMTFSGFYYDTNVDDSRLTLETIKESLIYSKGNSLAINYSKINDYIRNDKGKVCGVVASDELNGIKFDVKAKVVVVCTGIWTDELLKLTDFGKEKIYPTKGVHVVVPNERIGNRNAFGVRSFDDGRFFFILKRGNVSVIGTTDTDYFKESKNLDEPWCTKEDCDYLFNTVNRLFPHAELTYKDIIGTYAGIRPLIKQDGAKNESDVSREHEIFESKDGVISIAGGKLTTYRLMAEELIFHLVKKGFIPKFSNLKHRTNGFSKIPFIVGMTRESFDAVLKKGGLNDCSWPEQKEYLHQQYGKQAIDILKKIKSNSALGEPLLEGYPHCKAEIDFILAYENAPRLIDVLCRRTEAQWTIWHYKQAELAEKVAAIMADYYNWTDEKKKEEIEYYMDYVKKTIWF, from the coding sequence ATGGATAACCTACAATGGAATGCAAAAAAAAGACAAGAATATATCAATCAGGCACAGGCAACAGAGTTTGACTTAATAATTATAGGCGGGGGCATCACCGGTGCTGGTGTCGCTCGAGAAGCTGCTTTGCGAAATCTTTCGTTTTGCATGATTGATAAAAACGATTTTGCATTTGGCACATCTTCCCGTTCGTCAAAATTAGCTCACGGAGGTTTAAGATATCTTTCAAATAAGGAATTTAAGCTTGTAAGGGAATCAACAACCGAAAGAAATTGGCTTAGGACACATTTACCAAATCTTGTTAGACCGTTAGGCTTTATGTTTTGCTCCTATGAAAAAGGTAAAGATAAACCTAAACATATTAGATTTGCGCTAATGATGTATGATTTACTTTCAGATATTGGATCTAATTTTAAAAATTATCGAAAAGCAAAGTTTTTTTCTCCTGAATTTGTAGAAGAATTTGAACCGGCTGTAACTCGTAATGATAGCGAAATAGGCAAGATGACATTTTCAGGATTTTATTATGACACCAATGTCGATGATTCAAGGCTTACCCTCGAAACAATAAAAGAAAGTCTCATATATTCTAAAGGCAATTCTCTTGCGATAAATTATTCAAAAATCAATGATTATATAAGAAATGATAAAGGCAAAGTTTGTGGCGTTGTCGCGTCTGACGAATTAAATGGTATAAAATTTGATGTCAAAGCAAAAGTTGTAGTTGTTTGTACAGGAATATGGACAGATGAATTATTGAAATTAACCGATTTCGGAAAAGAAAAAATATATCCTACTAAAGGAGTTCATGTAGTTGTACCGAATGAACGAATTGGTAATAGAAACGCTTTTGGCGTAAGATCCTTTGATGATGGCCGTTTTTTCTTTATTCTTAAAAGAGGCAATGTTTCAGTAATAGGTACAACAGATACAGACTATTTCAAAGAATCTAAAAATTTAGATGAGCCTTGGTGTACAAAAGAAGATTGTGATTATTTATTTAATACTGTTAACCGCCTTTTCCCACATGCGGAACTTACATATAAAGATATTATAGGAACATACGCTGGCATTAGACCTTTAATCAAGCAAGATGGCGCTAAAAATGAATCTGATGTATCAAGAGAGCATGAAATATTTGAATCAAAGGATGGAGTTATCTCTATCGCTGGAGGCAAATTAACGACTTATCGTTTAATGGCAGAAGAATTGATATTCCATCTTGTAAAAAAAGGTTTTATTCCTAAGTTTTCTAATTTGAAACATAGAACTAACGGTTTTTCAAAAATTCCTTTTATCGTTGGAATGACAAGAGAAAGTTTTGACGCTGTTCTAAAAAAAGGAGGATTAAATGACTGCTCTTGGCCAGAACAAAAGGAATATCTCCATCAGCAGTATGGAAAGCAAGCTATAGATATTTTGAAAAAAATTAAATCAAATAGTGCGTTGGGCGAGCCTTTATTAGAAGGTTATCCCCATTGTAAAGCTGAAATTGATTTTATACTTGCGTATGAAAATGCTCCAAGACTAATAGATGTTTTATGCCGAAGAACTGAAGCTCAATGGACGATATGGCATTATAAGCAAGCAGAATTAGCAGAAAAAGTAGCAGCTATTATGGCTGATTATTATAATTGGACTGACGAAAAGAAAAAAGAAGAAATAGAATACTACATGGATTATGTAAAAAAGACTATTTGGTTTTAA